In Tachysurus fulvidraco isolate hzauxx_2018 chromosome 1, HZAU_PFXX_2.0, whole genome shotgun sequence, a single window of DNA contains:
- the scml2 gene encoding sex comb on midleg-like protein 2 isoform X4, which translates to MGKTPQKDKKGAKHENPKGDLHTPLQTANSEPFSWENYLKETSSMPASPSCFRQSRIPPTNGFKVGMKVETYDPRNSTSVCIATVMGLMGARLRLRLDGSDSTNDFWRLVDSSDIQPVGTCEKSGDMLQPPLGFRMNASSWPMFLLRTLSGAEIAPASAFKKEPLKPLQNLFRLGMKLEAVDRKNPSLICPATIGQVRGEEVFVMFDGWRGAFDYWCKYYSRDIFPIGWCHLTKHSLQPPGTSFPLSRSPIPSLLPSRSWRHSMQSPYQLPHPLPPLPVRKGVRGRRPKSQTIAMLKAIQNGQAASQSGATKGTGPEHLEPRLHKKRGPKPGSKRKPRVLPPLSSPSLSSSVSDSRLSSIQMTKDSGVLSTVCVYVNKHGECGPHLDRKLMLQLPDHFGPGPVNTVLQHAVQACVDCAYQPKTLFGFLQSQSDGGEIIRVRSEGGIHYVKLPRASSASFVLRFLETLCHHLQSDNLFSSQPFSPLSANTHNAYDRSKSVKEETSEALSIVRGSRRFTRDSSIYSTPTPTNPPRTDTHSSEAETLPSENGISAEQHFSEEPMDTSSAPPRPPAQRTTTEHRNPAGNSPHYSTQQPPLRRVTSNPSELANTRMLRRVEGTLSASSTTGPDHQTTERETSNRSPSSWSIEEVMQFVRDADPQALGPHAELFRKHEIDGKALMLLRSDMIMKYMGLKLGPALKLCHHIEKLKQGKL; encoded by the exons ATGGGTAAAACACCTCAAAAAG ACAAAAAAGGTGCTAAACATGAGAACCCAAAGGGTGACCTTCACACCCCCCTACAGACTGCTAACAGTG AGCCATTCAGCTGGGAGAATTATTTAAAGGAGACGTCTTCTATGCCAGCATCCCCCAGCTGCTTTAGACAG TCTAGGATTCCTCCCACAAATGGCTTCAAAGTGGGTATGAAAGTGGAGACGTACGACCCACGGAACTCCACCTCGGTGTGTATCGCCACCGTGATGGGGCTGATGGGAGCACGTCTTCGTTTGCGCTTGGACGGCAGCGACAGCACCAATGACTTCTGGCGGCTGGTCGACTCTTCGGATATTCAGCCAGTCGGCACGTGTGAGAAGAGTGGAGACATGCTCCAGCCACCACTAG GTTTCCGAATGAACGCGTCATCCTGGCCCATGTTCCTGTTAAGAACTTTAAGTGGAGCTGAGATAGCACCAGCCTCTGCATTTAAAAAG gAGCCGCTCAAGCCATTGCAAAACCTTTTCAGACTGGGTATGAAGCTGGAAGCAGTGGACAGAAAGAACCCGAGTCTGATCTGCCCTGCCACTATCGGTCAGGTGCGTGGAGAAGAGGTCTTCGTCATGTTCGACGGCTGGCGTGGGGCCTTCGATTACTGGTGCAAATACTACTCCAGAGACATCTTCCCCATCGGCTGGTGTCACCTGACCAAACACAGTCTCCAGCCCCCTGGAACCAGCT TCCCTCTCTCTCGGAGCCCGATTCCTTCTCTGTTGCCATCCCGGTCGTGGCGCCACTCCATGCAATCCCCGTACCAGCTTCCTCACCCGCTGCCCCCACTGCCCGTCAGGAAGGGCGTGCGGGGCCGTCGGCCCAAGAGCCAGACCATCGCCATGCTGAAAGCTATACAGAACGGCCAGGCGGCATCACAGAGCGGCGCCACCAAGGGCACCGGGCCTGAACACCTGGAGCCACGGCTGCACAAGAAGAGAGGACCCAAACCTGGCAGCAAG AGAAAGCCGCGAGTTCTTCCTCCTCTGTCCAGCCCGTCTCTGTCTTCCTCCGTGTCAGACAGCAGACTCTCCAGTATTCAGATGACCAAAGACTCTGGGGTTTTATCTACAG TGTGCGTGTACGTGAACAAGCATGGTGAGTGTGGGCCGCATCTGGACCGAAAGCTGATGCTGCAGCTGCCGGATCATTTCGGACCAGGCCCGGTGAACACGGTGCTGCAACACGCCGTACAGGCATGTGTGGACTGCGCCTACCAGCCCAAAACGCTCTTCGGCTTCCTGCAGTCTCAGTCAGACGGCGGAGAGATCATACGAg TTCGCTCAGAAGGAGGGATCCACTACGTTAAGCTACCTCGAGCCTCCAGTGCATCATTCGTTCTGCGCTTCCTCGAGACTCTGTGTCACCATTTGCAGTCTGACAACCTGTTCAGCAGCCAGCCATTCAGTCCCCTCTCCGCTAACACGCACAATGCCTACGACAGGAGCAAGTCAG tgaaGGAAGAGACGTCAGAAGCATTATCGATAGTGCGGGGCAGCAGACGCTTCACCAGAGACTCCTCCATCTATAGCACTCCTACTCCTACCAACCCACccagaacagacacacactcttcagAAG CAGAAACACTCCCATCAGAAAATGGCATCTCTGCCGAGCAGCATTTCTCTGAGGAGCCCATGGACACCAGTTCTGCACCGCCTCGGCCTCCTGCACAGCGCACTACAACTGAGCATCGTAATCCAGCCGGGAACAGCCCACACTACTCAACCCAGCAGCCTCCTCTGCGCCGTGTCACCTCCAACCCTTCTGAGCTGGCCAACACACGCATGCTTAGACGAGTGGAAGGTACGCTAT ctgCCAGCTCCACCACCGGTCCAGATCACCAGACAACTGAGCGAGAGACATCCAACAGGAGCCCATCCTCATGGAGCATTGAGGAAGTGATGCAGTTTGTGCGGGATGCAGACCCTCAGGCCTTAGGGCCGCACGCCGAACTCTTCAGGAAGCAC GAGATTGACGGCAAGGCTTTAATGCTGCTACGAAGTGACATGATCATGAAGTACATGGGCCTGAAGCTGGGTCCTGCGCTCAAACTGTGCCATCATATCGAAAAACTTAAACAGGGCAAACTATAG
- the scml2 gene encoding sex comb on midleg-like protein 2 isoform X1, with protein sequence MFYYQVAHFFIFSHSLFIRTSLLYLCYSWTFPHFTKVPDDMGKTPQKDKKGAKHENPKGDLHTPLQTANSEPFSWENYLKETSSMPASPSCFRQSRIPPTNGFKVGMKVETYDPRNSTSVCIATVMGLMGARLRLRLDGSDSTNDFWRLVDSSDIQPVGTCEKSGDMLQPPLGFRMNASSWPMFLLRTLSGAEIAPASAFKKEPLKPLQNLFRLGMKLEAVDRKNPSLICPATIGQVRGEEVFVMFDGWRGAFDYWCKYYSRDIFPIGWCHLTKHSLQPPGTSFPLSRSPIPSLLPSRSWRHSMQSPYQLPHPLPPLPVRKGVRGRRPKSQTIAMLKAIQNGQAASQSGATKGTGPEHLEPRLHKKRGPKPGSKRKPRVLPPLSSPSLSSSVSDSRLSSIQMTKDSGVLSTVCVYVNKHGECGPHLDRKLMLQLPDHFGPGPVNTVLQHAVQACVDCAYQPKTLFGFLQSQSDGGEIIRVRSEGGIHYVKLPRASSASFVLRFLETLCHHLQSDNLFSSQPFSPLSANTHNAYDRSKSVKEETSEALSIVRGSRRFTRDSSIYSTPTPTNPPRTDTHSSEAETLPSENGISAEQHFSEEPMDTSSAPPRPPAQRTTTEHRNPAGNSPHYSTQQPPLRRVTSNPSELANTRMLRRVEGTLSASSTTGPDHQTTERETSNRSPSSWSIEEVMQFVRDADPQALGPHAELFRKHEIDGKALMLLRSDMIMKYMGLKLGPALKLCHHIEKLKQGKL encoded by the exons atgttttattaccaAGTAgcccacttttttattttctctcactctctgttcaTTAGGACGTCGCTGTTGTATCTGTGTTATTCCTGGACATTTCCACACTTTACCAAGGTGCCTGATGATATGGGTAAAACACCTCAAAAAG ACAAAAAAGGTGCTAAACATGAGAACCCAAAGGGTGACCTTCACACCCCCCTACAGACTGCTAACAGTG AGCCATTCAGCTGGGAGAATTATTTAAAGGAGACGTCTTCTATGCCAGCATCCCCCAGCTGCTTTAGACAG TCTAGGATTCCTCCCACAAATGGCTTCAAAGTGGGTATGAAAGTGGAGACGTACGACCCACGGAACTCCACCTCGGTGTGTATCGCCACCGTGATGGGGCTGATGGGAGCACGTCTTCGTTTGCGCTTGGACGGCAGCGACAGCACCAATGACTTCTGGCGGCTGGTCGACTCTTCGGATATTCAGCCAGTCGGCACGTGTGAGAAGAGTGGAGACATGCTCCAGCCACCACTAG GTTTCCGAATGAACGCGTCATCCTGGCCCATGTTCCTGTTAAGAACTTTAAGTGGAGCTGAGATAGCACCAGCCTCTGCATTTAAAAAG gAGCCGCTCAAGCCATTGCAAAACCTTTTCAGACTGGGTATGAAGCTGGAAGCAGTGGACAGAAAGAACCCGAGTCTGATCTGCCCTGCCACTATCGGTCAGGTGCGTGGAGAAGAGGTCTTCGTCATGTTCGACGGCTGGCGTGGGGCCTTCGATTACTGGTGCAAATACTACTCCAGAGACATCTTCCCCATCGGCTGGTGTCACCTGACCAAACACAGTCTCCAGCCCCCTGGAACCAGCT TCCCTCTCTCTCGGAGCCCGATTCCTTCTCTGTTGCCATCCCGGTCGTGGCGCCACTCCATGCAATCCCCGTACCAGCTTCCTCACCCGCTGCCCCCACTGCCCGTCAGGAAGGGCGTGCGGGGCCGTCGGCCCAAGAGCCAGACCATCGCCATGCTGAAAGCTATACAGAACGGCCAGGCGGCATCACAGAGCGGCGCCACCAAGGGCACCGGGCCTGAACACCTGGAGCCACGGCTGCACAAGAAGAGAGGACCCAAACCTGGCAGCAAG AGAAAGCCGCGAGTTCTTCCTCCTCTGTCCAGCCCGTCTCTGTCTTCCTCCGTGTCAGACAGCAGACTCTCCAGTATTCAGATGACCAAAGACTCTGGGGTTTTATCTACAG TGTGCGTGTACGTGAACAAGCATGGTGAGTGTGGGCCGCATCTGGACCGAAAGCTGATGCTGCAGCTGCCGGATCATTTCGGACCAGGCCCGGTGAACACGGTGCTGCAACACGCCGTACAGGCATGTGTGGACTGCGCCTACCAGCCCAAAACGCTCTTCGGCTTCCTGCAGTCTCAGTCAGACGGCGGAGAGATCATACGAg TTCGCTCAGAAGGAGGGATCCACTACGTTAAGCTACCTCGAGCCTCCAGTGCATCATTCGTTCTGCGCTTCCTCGAGACTCTGTGTCACCATTTGCAGTCTGACAACCTGTTCAGCAGCCAGCCATTCAGTCCCCTCTCCGCTAACACGCACAATGCCTACGACAGGAGCAAGTCAG tgaaGGAAGAGACGTCAGAAGCATTATCGATAGTGCGGGGCAGCAGACGCTTCACCAGAGACTCCTCCATCTATAGCACTCCTACTCCTACCAACCCACccagaacagacacacactcttcagAAG CAGAAACACTCCCATCAGAAAATGGCATCTCTGCCGAGCAGCATTTCTCTGAGGAGCCCATGGACACCAGTTCTGCACCGCCTCGGCCTCCTGCACAGCGCACTACAACTGAGCATCGTAATCCAGCCGGGAACAGCCCACACTACTCAACCCAGCAGCCTCCTCTGCGCCGTGTCACCTCCAACCCTTCTGAGCTGGCCAACACACGCATGCTTAGACGAGTGGAAGGTACGCTAT ctgCCAGCTCCACCACCGGTCCAGATCACCAGACAACTGAGCGAGAGACATCCAACAGGAGCCCATCCTCATGGAGCATTGAGGAAGTGATGCAGTTTGTGCGGGATGCAGACCCTCAGGCCTTAGGGCCGCACGCCGAACTCTTCAGGAAGCAC GAGATTGACGGCAAGGCTTTAATGCTGCTACGAAGTGACATGATCATGAAGTACATGGGCCTGAAGCTGGGTCCTGCGCTCAAACTGTGCCATCATATCGAAAAACTTAAACAGGGCAAACTATAG
- the scml2 gene encoding sex comb on midleg-like protein 2 isoform X5 — MKVETYDPRNSTSVCIATVMGLMGARLRLRLDGSDSTNDFWRLVDSSDIQPVGTCEKSGDMLQPPLGFRMNASSWPMFLLRTLSGAEIAPASAFKKEPLKPLQNLFRLGMKLEAVDRKNPSLICPATIGQVRGEEVFVMFDGWRGAFDYWCKYYSRDIFPIGWCHLTKHSLQPPGTSFPLSRSPIPSLLPSRSWRHSMQSPYQLPHPLPPLPVRKGVRGRRPKSQTIAMLKAIQNGQAASQSGATKGTGPEHLEPRLHKKRGPKPGSKRKPRVLPPLSSPSLSSSVSDSRLSSIQMTKDSGVLSTVCVYVNKHGECGPHLDRKLMLQLPDHFGPGPVNTVLQHAVQACVDCAYQPKTLFGFLQSQSDGGEIIRVRSEGGIHYVKLPRASSASFVLRFLETLCHHLQSDNLFSSQPFSPLSANTHNAYDRSKSVKEETSEALSIVRGSRRFTRDSSIYSTPTPTNPPRTDTHSSEAETLPSENGISAEQHFSEEPMDTSSAPPRPPAQRTTTEHRNPAGNSPHYSTQQPPLRRVTSNPSELANTRMLRRVEGTLSASSTTGPDHQTTERETSNRSPSSWSIEEVMQFVRDADPQALGPHAELFRKHEIDGKALMLLRSDMIMKYMGLKLGPALKLCHHIEKLKQGKL, encoded by the exons ATGAAAGTGGAGACGTACGACCCACGGAACTCCACCTCGGTGTGTATCGCCACCGTGATGGGGCTGATGGGAGCACGTCTTCGTTTGCGCTTGGACGGCAGCGACAGCACCAATGACTTCTGGCGGCTGGTCGACTCTTCGGATATTCAGCCAGTCGGCACGTGTGAGAAGAGTGGAGACATGCTCCAGCCACCACTAG GTTTCCGAATGAACGCGTCATCCTGGCCCATGTTCCTGTTAAGAACTTTAAGTGGAGCTGAGATAGCACCAGCCTCTGCATTTAAAAAG gAGCCGCTCAAGCCATTGCAAAACCTTTTCAGACTGGGTATGAAGCTGGAAGCAGTGGACAGAAAGAACCCGAGTCTGATCTGCCCTGCCACTATCGGTCAGGTGCGTGGAGAAGAGGTCTTCGTCATGTTCGACGGCTGGCGTGGGGCCTTCGATTACTGGTGCAAATACTACTCCAGAGACATCTTCCCCATCGGCTGGTGTCACCTGACCAAACACAGTCTCCAGCCCCCTGGAACCAGCT TCCCTCTCTCTCGGAGCCCGATTCCTTCTCTGTTGCCATCCCGGTCGTGGCGCCACTCCATGCAATCCCCGTACCAGCTTCCTCACCCGCTGCCCCCACTGCCCGTCAGGAAGGGCGTGCGGGGCCGTCGGCCCAAGAGCCAGACCATCGCCATGCTGAAAGCTATACAGAACGGCCAGGCGGCATCACAGAGCGGCGCCACCAAGGGCACCGGGCCTGAACACCTGGAGCCACGGCTGCACAAGAAGAGAGGACCCAAACCTGGCAGCAAG AGAAAGCCGCGAGTTCTTCCTCCTCTGTCCAGCCCGTCTCTGTCTTCCTCCGTGTCAGACAGCAGACTCTCCAGTATTCAGATGACCAAAGACTCTGGGGTTTTATCTACAG TGTGCGTGTACGTGAACAAGCATGGTGAGTGTGGGCCGCATCTGGACCGAAAGCTGATGCTGCAGCTGCCGGATCATTTCGGACCAGGCCCGGTGAACACGGTGCTGCAACACGCCGTACAGGCATGTGTGGACTGCGCCTACCAGCCCAAAACGCTCTTCGGCTTCCTGCAGTCTCAGTCAGACGGCGGAGAGATCATACGAg TTCGCTCAGAAGGAGGGATCCACTACGTTAAGCTACCTCGAGCCTCCAGTGCATCATTCGTTCTGCGCTTCCTCGAGACTCTGTGTCACCATTTGCAGTCTGACAACCTGTTCAGCAGCCAGCCATTCAGTCCCCTCTCCGCTAACACGCACAATGCCTACGACAGGAGCAAGTCAG tgaaGGAAGAGACGTCAGAAGCATTATCGATAGTGCGGGGCAGCAGACGCTTCACCAGAGACTCCTCCATCTATAGCACTCCTACTCCTACCAACCCACccagaacagacacacactcttcagAAG CAGAAACACTCCCATCAGAAAATGGCATCTCTGCCGAGCAGCATTTCTCTGAGGAGCCCATGGACACCAGTTCTGCACCGCCTCGGCCTCCTGCACAGCGCACTACAACTGAGCATCGTAATCCAGCCGGGAACAGCCCACACTACTCAACCCAGCAGCCTCCTCTGCGCCGTGTCACCTCCAACCCTTCTGAGCTGGCCAACACACGCATGCTTAGACGAGTGGAAGGTACGCTAT ctgCCAGCTCCACCACCGGTCCAGATCACCAGACAACTGAGCGAGAGACATCCAACAGGAGCCCATCCTCATGGAGCATTGAGGAAGTGATGCAGTTTGTGCGGGATGCAGACCCTCAGGCCTTAGGGCCGCACGCCGAACTCTTCAGGAAGCAC GAGATTGACGGCAAGGCTTTAATGCTGCTACGAAGTGACATGATCATGAAGTACATGGGCCTGAAGCTGGGTCCTGCGCTCAAACTGTGCCATCATATCGAAAAACTTAAACAGGGCAAACTATAG
- the scml2 gene encoding sex comb on midleg-like protein 2 isoform X2 — translation MFYYQVAHFFIFSHSLFIRTSLLYLCYSWTFPHFTKVPDDMGKTPQKDKKGAKHENPKGDLHTPLQTANSEPFSWENYLKETSSMPASPSCFRQSRIPPTNGFKVGMKVETYDPRNSTSVCIATVMGLMGARLRLRLDGSDSTNDFWRLVDSSDIQPVGTCEKSGDMLQPPLGFRMNASSWPMFLLRTLSGAEIAPASAFKKEPLKPLQNLFRLGMKLEAVDRKNPSLICPATIGQVRGEEVFVMFDGWRGAFDYWCKYYSRDIFPIGWCHLTKHSLQPPGTSFPLSRSPIPSLLPSRSWRHSMQSPYQLPHPLPPLPVRKGVRGRRPKSQTIAMLKAIQNGQAASQSGATKGTGPEHLEPRLHKKRGPKPGSKRKPRVLPPLSSPSLSSSVSDSRLSSIQMTKDSGVLSTVCVYVNKHGECGPHLDRKLMLQLPDHFGPGPVNTVLQHAVQACVDCAYQPKTLFGFLQSQSDGGEIIRVRSEGGIHYVKLPRASSASFVLRFLETLCHHLQSDNLFSSQPFSPLSANTHNAYDRSKSVKEETSEALSIVRGSRRFTRDSSIYSTPTPTNPPRTDTHSSEETLPSENGISAEQHFSEEPMDTSSAPPRPPAQRTTTEHRNPAGNSPHYSTQQPPLRRVTSNPSELANTRMLRRVEGTLSASSTTGPDHQTTERETSNRSPSSWSIEEVMQFVRDADPQALGPHAELFRKHEIDGKALMLLRSDMIMKYMGLKLGPALKLCHHIEKLKQGKL, via the exons atgttttattaccaAGTAgcccacttttttattttctctcactctctgttcaTTAGGACGTCGCTGTTGTATCTGTGTTATTCCTGGACATTTCCACACTTTACCAAGGTGCCTGATGATATGGGTAAAACACCTCAAAAAG ACAAAAAAGGTGCTAAACATGAGAACCCAAAGGGTGACCTTCACACCCCCCTACAGACTGCTAACAGTG AGCCATTCAGCTGGGAGAATTATTTAAAGGAGACGTCTTCTATGCCAGCATCCCCCAGCTGCTTTAGACAG TCTAGGATTCCTCCCACAAATGGCTTCAAAGTGGGTATGAAAGTGGAGACGTACGACCCACGGAACTCCACCTCGGTGTGTATCGCCACCGTGATGGGGCTGATGGGAGCACGTCTTCGTTTGCGCTTGGACGGCAGCGACAGCACCAATGACTTCTGGCGGCTGGTCGACTCTTCGGATATTCAGCCAGTCGGCACGTGTGAGAAGAGTGGAGACATGCTCCAGCCACCACTAG GTTTCCGAATGAACGCGTCATCCTGGCCCATGTTCCTGTTAAGAACTTTAAGTGGAGCTGAGATAGCACCAGCCTCTGCATTTAAAAAG gAGCCGCTCAAGCCATTGCAAAACCTTTTCAGACTGGGTATGAAGCTGGAAGCAGTGGACAGAAAGAACCCGAGTCTGATCTGCCCTGCCACTATCGGTCAGGTGCGTGGAGAAGAGGTCTTCGTCATGTTCGACGGCTGGCGTGGGGCCTTCGATTACTGGTGCAAATACTACTCCAGAGACATCTTCCCCATCGGCTGGTGTCACCTGACCAAACACAGTCTCCAGCCCCCTGGAACCAGCT TCCCTCTCTCTCGGAGCCCGATTCCTTCTCTGTTGCCATCCCGGTCGTGGCGCCACTCCATGCAATCCCCGTACCAGCTTCCTCACCCGCTGCCCCCACTGCCCGTCAGGAAGGGCGTGCGGGGCCGTCGGCCCAAGAGCCAGACCATCGCCATGCTGAAAGCTATACAGAACGGCCAGGCGGCATCACAGAGCGGCGCCACCAAGGGCACCGGGCCTGAACACCTGGAGCCACGGCTGCACAAGAAGAGAGGACCCAAACCTGGCAGCAAG AGAAAGCCGCGAGTTCTTCCTCCTCTGTCCAGCCCGTCTCTGTCTTCCTCCGTGTCAGACAGCAGACTCTCCAGTATTCAGATGACCAAAGACTCTGGGGTTTTATCTACAG TGTGCGTGTACGTGAACAAGCATGGTGAGTGTGGGCCGCATCTGGACCGAAAGCTGATGCTGCAGCTGCCGGATCATTTCGGACCAGGCCCGGTGAACACGGTGCTGCAACACGCCGTACAGGCATGTGTGGACTGCGCCTACCAGCCCAAAACGCTCTTCGGCTTCCTGCAGTCTCAGTCAGACGGCGGAGAGATCATACGAg TTCGCTCAGAAGGAGGGATCCACTACGTTAAGCTACCTCGAGCCTCCAGTGCATCATTCGTTCTGCGCTTCCTCGAGACTCTGTGTCACCATTTGCAGTCTGACAACCTGTTCAGCAGCCAGCCATTCAGTCCCCTCTCCGCTAACACGCACAATGCCTACGACAGGAGCAAGTCAG tgaaGGAAGAGACGTCAGAAGCATTATCGATAGTGCGGGGCAGCAGACGCTTCACCAGAGACTCCTCCATCTATAGCACTCCTACTCCTACCAACCCACccagaacagacacacactcttcagAAG AAACACTCCCATCAGAAAATGGCATCTCTGCCGAGCAGCATTTCTCTGAGGAGCCCATGGACACCAGTTCTGCACCGCCTCGGCCTCCTGCACAGCGCACTACAACTGAGCATCGTAATCCAGCCGGGAACAGCCCACACTACTCAACCCAGCAGCCTCCTCTGCGCCGTGTCACCTCCAACCCTTCTGAGCTGGCCAACACACGCATGCTTAGACGAGTGGAAGGTACGCTAT ctgCCAGCTCCACCACCGGTCCAGATCACCAGACAACTGAGCGAGAGACATCCAACAGGAGCCCATCCTCATGGAGCATTGAGGAAGTGATGCAGTTTGTGCGGGATGCAGACCCTCAGGCCTTAGGGCCGCACGCCGAACTCTTCAGGAAGCAC GAGATTGACGGCAAGGCTTTAATGCTGCTACGAAGTGACATGATCATGAAGTACATGGGCCTGAAGCTGGGTCCTGCGCTCAAACTGTGCCATCATATCGAAAAACTTAAACAGGGCAAACTATAG
- the scml2 gene encoding sex comb on midleg-like protein 2 isoform X3 — protein sequence MFYYQVAHFFIFSHSLFIRTSLLYLCYSWTFPHFTKVPDDMGKTPQKDKKGAKHENPKGDLHTPLQTANSEPFSWENYLKETSSMPASPSCFRQSRIPPTNGFKVGMKVETYDPRNSTSVCIATVMGLMGARLRLRLDGSDSTNDFWRLVDSSDIQPVGTCEKSGDMLQPPLGFRMNASSWPMFLLRTLSGAEIAPASAFKKEPLKPLQNLFRLGMKLEAVDRKNPSLICPATIGQVRGEEVFVMFDGWRGAFDYWCKYYSRDIFPIGWCHLTKHSLQPPGTSFPLSRSPIPSLLPSRSWRHSMQSPYQLPHPLPPLPVRKGVRGRRPKSQTIAMLKAIQNGQAASQSGATKGTGPEHLEPRLHKKRGPKPGSKRKPRVLPPLSSPSLSSSVSDSRLSSIQMTKDSGVLSTVCVYVNKHGECGPHLDRKLMLQLPDHFGPGPVNTVLQHAVQACVDCAYQPKTLFGFLQSQSDGGEIIRVRSEGGIHYVKLPRASSASFVLRFLETLCHHLQSDNLFSSQPFSPLSANTHNAYDRSKSVKEETSEALSIVRGSRRFTRDSSIYSTPTPTNPPRTDTHSSEAETLPSENGISAEQHFSEEPMDTSSAPPRPPAQRTTTEHRNPAGNSPHYSTQQPPLRRVTSNPSELANTRMLRRVEAASSTTGPDHQTTERETSNRSPSSWSIEEVMQFVRDADPQALGPHAELFRKHEIDGKALMLLRSDMIMKYMGLKLGPALKLCHHIEKLKQGKL from the exons atgttttattaccaAGTAgcccacttttttattttctctcactctctgttcaTTAGGACGTCGCTGTTGTATCTGTGTTATTCCTGGACATTTCCACACTTTACCAAGGTGCCTGATGATATGGGTAAAACACCTCAAAAAG ACAAAAAAGGTGCTAAACATGAGAACCCAAAGGGTGACCTTCACACCCCCCTACAGACTGCTAACAGTG AGCCATTCAGCTGGGAGAATTATTTAAAGGAGACGTCTTCTATGCCAGCATCCCCCAGCTGCTTTAGACAG TCTAGGATTCCTCCCACAAATGGCTTCAAAGTGGGTATGAAAGTGGAGACGTACGACCCACGGAACTCCACCTCGGTGTGTATCGCCACCGTGATGGGGCTGATGGGAGCACGTCTTCGTTTGCGCTTGGACGGCAGCGACAGCACCAATGACTTCTGGCGGCTGGTCGACTCTTCGGATATTCAGCCAGTCGGCACGTGTGAGAAGAGTGGAGACATGCTCCAGCCACCACTAG GTTTCCGAATGAACGCGTCATCCTGGCCCATGTTCCTGTTAAGAACTTTAAGTGGAGCTGAGATAGCACCAGCCTCTGCATTTAAAAAG gAGCCGCTCAAGCCATTGCAAAACCTTTTCAGACTGGGTATGAAGCTGGAAGCAGTGGACAGAAAGAACCCGAGTCTGATCTGCCCTGCCACTATCGGTCAGGTGCGTGGAGAAGAGGTCTTCGTCATGTTCGACGGCTGGCGTGGGGCCTTCGATTACTGGTGCAAATACTACTCCAGAGACATCTTCCCCATCGGCTGGTGTCACCTGACCAAACACAGTCTCCAGCCCCCTGGAACCAGCT TCCCTCTCTCTCGGAGCCCGATTCCTTCTCTGTTGCCATCCCGGTCGTGGCGCCACTCCATGCAATCCCCGTACCAGCTTCCTCACCCGCTGCCCCCACTGCCCGTCAGGAAGGGCGTGCGGGGCCGTCGGCCCAAGAGCCAGACCATCGCCATGCTGAAAGCTATACAGAACGGCCAGGCGGCATCACAGAGCGGCGCCACCAAGGGCACCGGGCCTGAACACCTGGAGCCACGGCTGCACAAGAAGAGAGGACCCAAACCTGGCAGCAAG AGAAAGCCGCGAGTTCTTCCTCCTCTGTCCAGCCCGTCTCTGTCTTCCTCCGTGTCAGACAGCAGACTCTCCAGTATTCAGATGACCAAAGACTCTGGGGTTTTATCTACAG TGTGCGTGTACGTGAACAAGCATGGTGAGTGTGGGCCGCATCTGGACCGAAAGCTGATGCTGCAGCTGCCGGATCATTTCGGACCAGGCCCGGTGAACACGGTGCTGCAACACGCCGTACAGGCATGTGTGGACTGCGCCTACCAGCCCAAAACGCTCTTCGGCTTCCTGCAGTCTCAGTCAGACGGCGGAGAGATCATACGAg TTCGCTCAGAAGGAGGGATCCACTACGTTAAGCTACCTCGAGCCTCCAGTGCATCATTCGTTCTGCGCTTCCTCGAGACTCTGTGTCACCATTTGCAGTCTGACAACCTGTTCAGCAGCCAGCCATTCAGTCCCCTCTCCGCTAACACGCACAATGCCTACGACAGGAGCAAGTCAG tgaaGGAAGAGACGTCAGAAGCATTATCGATAGTGCGGGGCAGCAGACGCTTCACCAGAGACTCCTCCATCTATAGCACTCCTACTCCTACCAACCCACccagaacagacacacactcttcagAAG CAGAAACACTCCCATCAGAAAATGGCATCTCTGCCGAGCAGCATTTCTCTGAGGAGCCCATGGACACCAGTTCTGCACCGCCTCGGCCTCCTGCACAGCGCACTACAACTGAGCATCGTAATCCAGCCGGGAACAGCCCACACTACTCAACCCAGCAGCCTCCTCTGCGCCGTGTCACCTCCAACCCTTCTGAGCTGGCCAACACACGCATGCTTAGACGAGTGGAAG ctgCCAGCTCCACCACCGGTCCAGATCACCAGACAACTGAGCGAGAGACATCCAACAGGAGCCCATCCTCATGGAGCATTGAGGAAGTGATGCAGTTTGTGCGGGATGCAGACCCTCAGGCCTTAGGGCCGCACGCCGAACTCTTCAGGAAGCAC GAGATTGACGGCAAGGCTTTAATGCTGCTACGAAGTGACATGATCATGAAGTACATGGGCCTGAAGCTGGGTCCTGCGCTCAAACTGTGCCATCATATCGAAAAACTTAAACAGGGCAAACTATAG